Proteins found in one Solitalea lacus genomic segment:
- a CDS encoding DinB family protein, which yields MKQVRWFDRKFDFNYEENIFPSIVERLLGTTLRLEDKLSKIPLAKQTIKLDNEWSILEHIGHLSDLEPLWQIRLQEILAGKEFMTAADLQNTKTEQAPHNNKSYTELIGEFAQLREQTLKMIEPLDENEIYKSSLHPRLKTPMRVMDLFLFVAEHDDHHLAKITELNRLL from the coding sequence ATGAAACAAGTAAGATGGTTTGATCGGAAATTTGATTTTAATTATGAGGAAAATATCTTTCCTTCTATTGTTGAACGTTTATTAGGAACGACGCTTAGATTGGAGGATAAATTGTCGAAAATTCCATTAGCTAAGCAAACAATAAAACTCGATAATGAGTGGTCAATATTGGAGCACATTGGTCATTTGTCTGATTTAGAACCCTTATGGCAAATTCGCCTTCAAGAGATTTTGGCAGGAAAGGAATTTATGACTGCGGCTGATCTTCAGAATACAAAAACAGAGCAAGCGCCTCACAATAACAAAAGCTACACTGAATTGATAGGTGAATTTGCTCAGTTGCGCGAGCAAACATTAAAAATGATTGAACCTCTTGACGAGAATGAAATCTATAAATCATCACTCCATCCGCGATTAAAAACACCGATGAGAGTGATGGATTTGTTTTTATTTGTGGCGGAGCACGATGATCATCACCTGGCAAAAATCACAGAACTAAATCGCTTATTATAA
- a CDS encoding ArsR/SmtB family transcription factor has protein sequence MRRNVFQAISDPTRREIISLVSKQPLNLNAVAENFSVSRPAISKHIKILAQCGLLTVKQQGRERFCKANLQPLSEVADWIEQYRKFWTDKLDALNDFLKSDQSTNNTSLK, from the coding sequence ATGAGAAGAAATGTATTTCAGGCTATTTCTGATCCAACACGTAGAGAAATTATCAGTCTGGTATCAAAGCAACCATTGAACCTTAATGCCGTAGCCGAAAACTTTTCGGTGAGCCGACCTGCAATTTCAAAGCATATAAAAATTCTAGCACAATGCGGCTTGCTTACTGTAAAGCAACAAGGTCGAGAGCGCTTTTGCAAAGCCAATTTACAGCCACTTAGTGAGGTCGCCGATTGGATTGAACAATACCGCAAATTCTGGACAGATAAACTTGATGCTTTAAATGATTTTTTAAAATCAGATCAATCAACAAATAACACCTCCTTAAAATAA
- a CDS encoding reverse transcriptase domain-containing protein: MLERIFDRRNLERALVAVERNQGAAGIDHLQSDELRPYVNAHYQALLKSILQGTYEPQPVRKVEIRKPQGGKRMLGIPCVVDRMLQQAVSQWLIPQYEQEFNENSFGFRPGKNAHKAVMTAQKYLNTGREWIIELDLEKFFDKVNHQQLLGHQRLGKLL, from the coding sequence ATGCTAGAGAGAATATTCGACAGAAGGAACCTTGAAAGAGCCCTTGTTGCCGTAGAACGCAACCAAGGGGCAGCGGGTATTGACCATCTGCAGAGCGATGAACTTCGCCCCTATGTAAATGCCCACTATCAAGCCCTACTGAAAAGTATACTCCAAGGCACTTATGAGCCACAACCCGTGCGGAAAGTAGAAATACGCAAACCACAGGGCGGCAAAAGGATGCTAGGAATTCCTTGTGTAGTGGACAGGATGCTGCAACAAGCGGTCTCCCAATGGCTAATTCCACAGTACGAACAGGAATTTAACGAAAACAGCTTTGGTTTCAGGCCTGGTAAGAATGCCCATAAGGCAGTAATGACTGCCCAAAAGTACCTTAACACAGGCCGGGAATGGATAATAGAGCTGGATTTGGAGAAATTCTTCGACAAGGTAAACCACCAGCAACTACTGGGTCATCAGAGGCTGGGTAAACTACTTTAA
- a CDS encoding DinB family protein has product MNTIQKLLKEMEQEAQTTRKMLSRVPDDKYDWKPHEKSMTIKQLATHIAELPLWVTMTLTTDELDFAANPYQPENITKTTDLLAYFEKSLTNGKEHLEKANEALLEQNWTLRNGEEIYSTSSKEEVIRMTFCQIVHHRAQLGVYLRLLNIPIPGSYGPSADDMSF; this is encoded by the coding sequence ATGAACACTATTCAAAAGTTATTGAAAGAAATGGAACAGGAAGCTCAAACTACTCGTAAGATGTTAAGCAGAGTTCCTGATGACAAATACGATTGGAAACCTCATGAAAAAAGCATGACCATTAAGCAACTTGCTACCCACATTGCTGAACTACCATTGTGGGTAACCATGACATTGACAACTGATGAACTTGATTTTGCAGCGAACCCATATCAACCTGAAAACATTACCAAAACCACTGATTTACTAGCTTATTTTGAAAAATCATTAACAAATGGTAAGGAGCATTTGGAAAAGGCTAATGAGGCTTTGCTAGAGCAAAACTGGACATTACGCAATGGCGAGGAGATTTATTCAACTTCAAGTAAGGAAGAAGTTATCAGAATGACATTTTGTCAAATTGTACATCACCGTGCTCAATTGGGAGTTTATCTGAGATTGTTAAATATTCCAATTCCTGGTAGTTATGGCCCGAGTGCTGATGATATGAGTTTTTAA
- a CDS encoding SRPBCC family protein, translating to MKNEPFVIERSFNVPVQRVWDAITNKKKMMQWYFDIPDFEPIVGCKFSFTGESEGTIYVHLCEVKEVEFPKKLTYSWRYEGFEGDSLVTFELFEEGASTKLKLTHAGLETFPANNPHFAKGNFVEGWTYIIGTSLADYVKRNESISEKVD from the coding sequence ATGAAAAATGAACCTTTTGTTATTGAACGAAGCTTTAACGTACCCGTTCAACGTGTTTGGGATGCGATAACCAACAAGAAAAAAATGATGCAATGGTACTTTGACATACCTGATTTTGAACCAATTGTTGGATGTAAATTTAGTTTTACCGGAGAAAGCGAAGGAACCATTTATGTTCATCTTTGCGAAGTAAAAGAAGTTGAATTCCCCAAAAAGTTGACTTATAGCTGGCGTTATGAAGGATTTGAAGGTGACTCATTAGTAACTTTTGAATTGTTTGAAGAAGGTGCCTCTACCAAACTCAAACTTACCCATGCAGGACTTGAAACCTTCCCAGCAAACAATCCGCATTTTGCAAAAGGAAACTTTGTAGAAGGTTGGACTTATATTATTGGAACCAGCTTGGCTGATTATGTTAAACGAAATGAATCAATTTCAGAAAAAGTAGATTAG